Proteins found in one Capsicum annuum cultivar UCD-10X-F1 unplaced genomic scaffold, UCD10Xv1.1 ctg24843, whole genome shotgun sequence genomic segment:
- the LOC124890785 gene encoding uncharacterized protein LOC124890785 isoform X2 — MDINPLMTNINLHMANITKDTNPPMANIAKDTNPPMANITKDTNPSMANITKDINPPMANIAKDINSPMANITKDTNPSMANITKDINPRMVNITMDINPLVMNTNLHTTNITKDINLPMANINYQVEAMIK, encoded by the exons ATGGATATAAATCCCCTGATGACGAATATAAATCTCCATATGGCGAATATAACAAAGGATACAAATCCTCCGATGGCGAATATAGCAAAGGATACAAATCCTCCGATGGCGAATATAACAAAGGATACAAATCCTTCGATGGCGAATATAACAAAGGATATAAATCCTCCGATGGCGAATATAGCAAAGGATATAAATTCTCCGATGGCGAATATAA CAAAGGATACAAATCCTTCGATGGCGAATATAACAAAGGATATAAATCCTCGGATGGTGAATATAACTATGGATATAAATCCCCTGGTGATGAATACAAATCTTCATACGACGAACATAACAAAGGATATAAATCTTCCGATGGCGAATATAAACTACCAGGTGGAGGCCATGATTAAATGA
- the LOC124890785 gene encoding uncharacterized protein LOC124890785 isoform X1, whose product MDINPLMTNINLHMANITKDTNPPMANIAKDTNPPMANITKDTNPSMANITKDINPPMANIAKDINSPMANITKDTNPSMANITKDINPRMVNITMDINPLVMNTNLHTTNITKDINLPMANINYQVEAMIK is encoded by the exons ATGGATATAAATCCCCTGATGACGAATATAAATCTCCATATGGCGAATATAACAAAGGATACAAATCCTCCGATGGCGAATATAGCAAAGGATACAAATCCTCCGATGGCGAATATAACAAAGGATACAAATCCTTCGATGGCGAATATAACAAAGGATATAAATCCTCCGATGGCGAATATAGCAAAGGATATAAATTCTCCGATGGCGAAT ATAACAAAGGATACAAATCCTTCGATGGCGAATATAACAAAGGATATAAATCCTCGGATGGTGAATATAACTATGGATATAAATCCCCTGGTGATGAATACAAATCTTCATACGACGAACATAACAAAGGATATAAATCTTCCGATGGCGAATATAAACTACCAGGTGGAGGCCATGATTAAATGA